Proteins found in one Salvia splendens isolate huo1 chromosome 10, SspV2, whole genome shotgun sequence genomic segment:
- the LOC121752062 gene encoding sucrose synthase, with the protein MAERVLSRVHSLRERLDATLAAHRNEILLFLSRIEGHGKGILKPHQLLAEFEAICPADKAKLQDHAFKELLKSTQEAIVLPPWVALAIRLRPGVWEYVRVNVNALVVEELTVPEYLHFKEELVNGTANGNFVLELDFAPFTASFPKPTLTKSIGNGVEFLNRHLSAKMFHDRESMTPLLDFLRMHNYKGRTIMLNDRIRNLDALQRVLRKAEEYLSTLPPETVFDDFEHKFQEIGLERGWGDTAERVSEMISMLLDLLEAPDSCTLEKFLGRIPMVFNVVILSPHGYFAQENVLGYPDTGGQVVYILDQVPALEREMMKRIKEQGLDITPRILIVTRLLPDAVGTTCGQRLEKVFGAEHSHILRVPFRTEKGIVRKWISRFEVWPYMETFTEDVAKEMAVELQGKPDLIIGNYSEGNLAASLLAHKLGVTQCTIAHALEKTKYPDSDIYLKNFDDKYHFSCQFTADLYAMNHTDFIITSTFQEIAGNKDTVGQYESHMAFTMPGLYRVVHGIDVFDPKFNIVSPGADTSVYFPYTDKKRRLTAFHPEIEELLFSQVENDEHLCVLKDKNKPIIFTMARLDRVKNLTGLVELYAKNPKLRELANLVVVGGDRRKESKDLEEQAEMKKMYDLIETYKLNGQFRWISSQMNRVRNGELYRYIADTRGVFVQPAFYEAFGLTVVEAMTCGLPTFATLHGGPAEIIVHGKSGFHIDPYKGEQVGETLVGFFDKCTKEPGHWDAISEGGLKRIEEKYTWQIYSSRLLTLAGVYGFWKYVSKLDRQEIRRYLEMFYALKYRKLAEAVPRAVE; encoded by the exons ATGGCGGAACGTGTTCTCAGTCGCGTCCACAGCCTCCGCGAGCGCTTGGATGCCACTCTCGCTGCTCACCGCAACGAGATTCTCCTGTTCCTGTCAAG GATCGAAGGCCACGGGAAGGGGATTCTGAAGCCTCATCAGCTCCTGGCAGAGTTCGAAGCGATCTGCCCCGCTGACAAGGCTAAGCTGCAGGATCACGCTTTTAAGGAGCTCCTGAAGAGCACCCAGGAGGCCATCGTGCTGCCTCCCTGGGTTGCTCTTGCCATCCGGCTGAGGCCGGGCGTCTGGGAGTACGTCCGCGTCAATGTCAACGCTCTCGTTGTCGAGGAGCTCACTGTCCCTGAGTATCTCCACTTCAAGGAGGAGCTTGTTAACGGAAc TGCTAATGGAAACTTTGTGCTGGAGCTGGATTTCGCCCCGTTCACGGCCTCGTTCCCGAAGCCGACGCTGACGAAGTCGATCGGGAACGGGGTTGAGTTTCTGAACCGGCATCTGTCGGCGAAGATGTTCCACGACAGGGAGAGCATGACGCCTCTCCTCGACTTCCTCCGTATGCATAACTACAAGGGGAGGACGATCATGCTGAATGACAGGATTAGGAATCTGGATGCTCTGCAGAGGGTTCTGAGGAAGGCTGAGGAGTATCTCTCCACCCTTCCTCCGGAGACCGTTTTCGATGACTTTGAGCACAAGTTTCAGGAGATCGGTCTGGAGAGGGGGTGGGGGGACACCGCGGAGCGCGTCTCGGAGATGATCTCCATGCTCCTGGACCTCCTCGAGGCCCCGGATTCCTGCACTCTGGAGAAGTTTCTGGGGCGGATTCCGATGGTCTTCAATGTTGTCATCCTCTCGCCTCACGGGTACTTTGCTCAAGAGAACGTGCTAGGCTACCCGGACACCGGTGGCCAGGTCGTCTACATCTTGGATCAAGTCCCCGCCCTGGAGCgcgagatgatgaagaggatcAAGGAGCAAGGCCTCGACATCACCCCGCGGATCCTCATT gTGACTCGGCTGCTACCGGATGCGGTAGGGACGACATGTGGGCAGCGTCTGGAGAAGGTGTTTGGAGCAGAGCACTCGCATATTCTGCGAGTCCCCTTCAGAACAGAGAAGGGCATTGTTCGCAAATGGATCTCCCGTTTCGAGGTTTGGCCATACATGGAGACCTTCACCGAG GATGTCGCGAAAGAAATGGCCGTCGAATTGCAAGGCAAGCCGGATCTCATCATCGGAAACTACAGCGAGGGAAACCTCGCCGCGTCCCTGCTGGCTCACAAATTAGGAGTCACACAg TGCACCATTGCTCATGCTTTGGAGAAAACCAAATACCCTGATTCCGACATCTACCTTAAGAATTTCGATGACAAGTACCACTTCTCGTGCCAATTCACTGCTGATCTCTATGCAATGAACCATACTGACTTCATCATCACCAGCACCTTCCAAGAGATTGCTGGAAA CAAGGACACGGTTGGCCAGTACGAGAGTCACATGGCCTTCACCATGCCCGGGCTGTACCGTGTCGTCCATGGGATcgacgtgttcgaccccaagttCAACATCGTCTCCCCCGGAGCTGACACCAGCGTCTACTTTCCCTACACGGACAAGAAGAGGAGGCTCACGGCCTTCCACCCCGAGATTGAGGAGCTTCTCTTCAGCCAAGTTGAAAACGACGAGCATCT ATGTGTGTTGAAAGACAAGAATAAGCCGATCATCTTCACCATGGCGAGATTGGACCGGGTGAAGAACTTGACCGGTCTGGTCGAGTTGTACGCCAAGAACCCGAAGCTGAGGGAGTTGGCGAATCTCGTTGTGGTTGGTGGGGACAGGAGGAAGGAATCGAAGGATTTGGAGGAGCAGGCGGAGATGAAGAAGATGTACGACCTGATCGAGACCTACAAGCTCAACGGGCAGTTCCGGTGGATCTCGTCCCAGATGAACAGGGTGAGGAACGGGGAGCTGTACCGCTACATTGCAGACACGAGGGGCGTGTTTGTGCAGCCGGCCTTCTACGAGGCCTTTGGGCTGACAGTGGTGGAGGCCATGACGTGTGGCCTCCCGACCTTTGCAACCCTGCACGGAGGTCCTGCTGAGATCATCGTGCACGGGAAGTCAGGGTTCCACATTGACCCGTACAAGGGGGAGCAGGTGGGGGAGACGCTCGTGGGCTTCTTCGACAAGTGCACGAAGGAGCCGGGGCACTGGGATGCCATATCGGAAGGGGGCCTCAAGAGAATAGAGGAGAA GTACACGTGGCAGATATATTCGAGCAGGCTGCTGACGTTGGCCGGGGTCTACGGGTTCTGGAAATACGTGTCGAAGCTGGATAGGCAGGAGATTCGGCGTTACCTTGAGATGTTCTATGCTCTCAAGTATCGCAAGTTG gCTGAGGCTGTTCCAAGGGCTGTTGAGTAA
- the LOC121752793 gene encoding uncharacterized protein LOC121752793 has product MKDSPLEALAFNYLSYGLLAAVNNVLAWIAAVTTAVSFWRMRILPATDCHVDAAAEQVAESEAAVVPARAAPCVVLERQGSTKMKFSLYYKEEEEEEDLWGDDEDGGEIEESGVSLGFEIGGNWEWDAAIALRRGDLGFYTWQDRTVLSGNVVRLWEGRRRKQHHQVVDGGVVVW; this is encoded by the coding sequence atgaaggaTTCTCCGCTGGAAGCTCTGGCGTTCAATTACTTGAGCTACGGCCTCCTCGCCGCCGTTAACAATGTATTGGCATGGATCGCCGCCGTTACCACCGCCGTCAGCTTCTGGCGGATGAGGATTTTGCCGGCGACCGATTGCCACGTGGACGCTGCGGCGGAGCAGGTGGCGGAGAGTGAGGCGGCTGTTGTTCCAGCTAGAGCGGCGCCGTGCGTCGTGTTGGAGAGGCAGGGTAGCACGAAAATGAAGTTCAGTTTGTATTacaaggaggaggaggaggaggaggatttATGGGGAGATGATGAAGACGGCGGCGAGATCGAGGAGAGTGGGGTGAGTCTAGGGTTTGAAATTGGGGGTAATTGGGAGTGGGATGCGGCGATTGCGTTGAGAAGGGGGGATTTGGGGTTTTACACGTGGCAGGATAGGACGGTGCTGAGCGGCAACGTGGTGCGGTTGTGGGAAGGGCGGAGGCGGAAGCAACACCACCAGGTGGTGGATGGTGGCGTCGTAGTCTGGTAG